One Natronomonas moolapensis 8.8.11 genomic region harbors:
- a CDS encoding IS200/IS605 family transposase, translated as MKRTNTFAVRPLSDTGKQLLRDLLDASAALWNEVNYQRLMRYNDEGGFEGDVWDADTGRLEGQYKGVLGASTAQQVIRKNSEAWRGFFDTKNKYHDESNTSVTEHPEPPGFRGNEDDGRILKTVIRNTSYTVEWGERSRLEILVGSDLKDRYDHTGRLRLEIAGDPNWPDYEKQGRLDLWYDETDNTFRASQPVTVSDETRDTPLASEKAALDIGANSLVACTTTTGEQYLYEGRELFQRFRETTREIARLQSKLEEGRYSSERIERLYRKRTRRRDHAQEALCRDLLERLHSEGVDTVYIGGLTDVLETHWSVKTNAKTHNFWAFKQFTERLACTAEEYGISVEVRSEAWTSQECPQCGSTDRTTRHQDTLTCPCGFEGHADLTASETFLERHTEKAVRPMARPVRFEWDDHEWSESPHSHRPKEQRTDPSTVHRDGNVASGGS; from the coding sequence ATGAAGCGAACCAACACGTTCGCCGTGCGACCGCTTTCCGACACCGGAAAGCAACTGCTACGCGACCTGTTGGACGCTTCCGCCGCGCTCTGGAACGAAGTCAACTACCAGCGCCTCATGCGGTACAACGACGAGGGCGGCTTCGAGGGCGACGTGTGGGACGCCGATACTGGCCGTCTCGAAGGCCAGTACAAAGGTGTTCTCGGCGCGTCTACCGCCCAACAGGTGATACGCAAAAACAGCGAAGCGTGGCGCGGGTTCTTCGATACGAAGAACAAGTACCACGACGAGTCGAATACGTCAGTCACGGAACACCCGGAACCACCGGGCTTCCGTGGCAACGAGGACGATGGACGTATTCTCAAGACCGTCATTCGCAACACATCGTACACCGTCGAATGGGGCGAGCGGTCCCGGCTTGAGATACTGGTCGGGAGCGATTTGAAAGACCGATACGACCACACCGGGCGTCTCCGGCTTGAAATCGCTGGCGACCCGAATTGGCCCGACTACGAGAAACAGGGCCGGTTGGACCTGTGGTACGACGAGACTGATAACACCTTCAGAGCCTCGCAACCCGTGACTGTTTCTGACGAGACACGGGACACTCCACTGGCCTCAGAGAAGGCCGCTCTGGATATTGGTGCGAACAGTCTTGTCGCCTGTACCACCACAACCGGCGAGCAATACCTGTACGAAGGCCGCGAGTTGTTCCAGCGATTCCGCGAGACGACACGAGAAATCGCCCGATTACAGTCGAAGCTCGAAGAAGGACGATACAGTAGCGAGCGTATCGAACGCCTGTATCGGAAGCGAACCCGTCGCCGCGACCATGCTCAAGAAGCACTATGTCGTGACCTGCTGGAACGACTACATTCCGAAGGCGTGGACACGGTGTATATCGGTGGCCTGACCGACGTGTTGGAAACCCACTGGTCAGTCAAAACCAATGCCAAGACGCACAACTTCTGGGCGTTCAAGCAATTCACCGAGCGACTGGCATGTACCGCCGAGGAATACGGTATCTCGGTGGAAGTCCGGTCGGAAGCATGGACCAGTCAAGAGTGCCCGCAATGTGGTTCGACAGACCGAACGACACGGCACCAAGACACACTCACCTGTCCGTGTGGGTTCGAGGGGCACGCCGACCTGACAGCCTCAGAAACGTTCCTAGAGCGGCACACAGAGAAGGCAGTCAGGCCGATGGCACGGCCCGTGCGGTTCGAGTGGGACGACCACGAATGGTCGGAGTCACCACACTCTCACCGTCCCAAAGAACAGCGCACAGACCCGAGTACCGTCCACCGTGACGGGAATGTTGCCTCCGGGGGATCTTAG